One genomic segment of Desulfocapsa sulfexigens DSM 10523 includes these proteins:
- a CDS encoding PilZ domain-containing protein, translating to MAHKRADVRVPISGEVVLSDNNGIRITTSARDISPGGFGVKNPSTPLEETLYQVRIYTETGKDIQLKATLVHKSRQTTGFKTSEINTRNQQIISELIAEFQTTDEFIKQIDQHDLLQQKYIDDDGNEISVTFDRDSDE from the coding sequence ATGGCTCATAAAAGGGCAGATGTCAGAGTTCCGATCAGTGGCGAAGTTGTTCTGTCAGATAACAATGGCATACGTATCACGACCAGTGCCAGAGATATAAGCCCCGGTGGCTTTGGTGTAAAAAACCCCTCCACCCCTCTTGAGGAAACCTTGTATCAAGTCAGAATATACACTGAAACAGGAAAGGACATTCAGCTCAAAGCTACTCTTGTCCATAAAAGCAGGCAAACCACAGGTTTTAAAACTTCCGAGATAAACACTAGAAATCAGCAGATCATCTCAGAGCTTATTGCAGAATTCCAGACCACAGACGAATTTATCAAGCAGATAGATCAGCACGACCTGCTGCAACAGAAGTATATAGATGACGATGGCAATGAGATTTCTGTTACTTTTGATAGAGACAGTGACGAATAG
- a CDS encoding cache domain-containing protein — protein sequence MKSSRRRPSLASAPFRAAFLVLLALALLIAIFWSINEYQNHLQSIANIEQNYKKLYLERVEEELGNVLEFISQQRTQAVFRVEDELRIKVQSAYTIASHIYQMHKETLDSDQLRSMAAETLRPIRWHNGRAYYFAGTIAENTIDLFADDPLLEGQNPMEVRGQRYKVIFQDIMRIIQEKGAGMYRKGANAEPAFPGMSFIKYFKPFDWYIGAGTSREITKTTIQEEILTTVQGMRFSENGHILCFNSNGTILSHPNGALIGRSITDLTNKKRESYGKMMLETGLHNESGGTFLYTSFDAISGREQQRLSFIKRYPDWDWILVVDISMAAMENTIANETQTVTTTSIKNGFIFLGLLLVAVLFLTGMAYYHSVKTKRGINLFTNFFRKAARTHVKIRNTDSTFTEFENLAELANTMVDEIIEKEHLLRRDELRLDTLLQLGEMEEYSIRDKYDFVLHRIIQITDSSRGYMALVNQAQTHCTLCSQINIATGSIGLSPEESNPPSLLTESGLTGSCVLQKKTFISNSPDDLSRYSPHPYKQKVERRIDLPIHDKNTPVLVVGVCDSSREYDHSDMRQITMLLEGMWLHIQKTCSEKEMAKLERQIIAIGEEERSKIGRDLHDDLGSHLSGIELLSKVLQQNLEKQSPEHAKQLSTIRNLIRDAIEKTRRLSRGLYPVHIIEHGLEAAIEELITEIKERYSLPCTLTFDNRVEPLANSITPHIYYIVREAIFNAAKHAQPNMIEISVLHSNSSLTVTIIDDGSGIPEQRKKNGLGLHTMQYRAKAIGATLEIQAREDRGTIIRLSGAVSR from the coding sequence ATGAAGTCATCACGCAGACGACCATCCCTGGCATCAGCACCCTTTCGGGCAGCATTTCTTGTCCTCCTCGCACTCGCTCTCCTCATAGCGATATTCTGGAGTATCAATGAGTACCAGAACCACCTCCAGAGTATTGCCAACATAGAGCAAAACTACAAAAAACTTTATCTGGAGAGGGTAGAGGAAGAACTTGGAAATGTCCTGGAATTTATAAGTCAACAACGCACCCAGGCGGTATTTCGCGTTGAAGATGAATTACGCATAAAAGTTCAATCTGCATACACCATTGCCTCACATATCTACCAGATGCATAAAGAAACCCTGGACAGCGACCAATTGCGTTCCATGGCGGCAGAGACCCTCCGCCCCATCCGTTGGCACAATGGCAGGGCTTATTATTTTGCAGGGACGATCGCCGAAAATACCATTGATCTTTTCGCAGATGACCCACTTCTTGAGGGACAGAACCCCATGGAGGTGAGAGGCCAGAGATACAAGGTGATTTTCCAGGATATTATGAGAATTATACAGGAAAAGGGAGCTGGGATGTACCGCAAAGGTGCCAATGCAGAACCAGCTTTTCCTGGTATGAGTTTTATTAAATACTTCAAACCATTTGACTGGTATATCGGAGCAGGTACTTCCCGGGAGATCACAAAAACAACAATCCAGGAAGAAATACTTACCACTGTACAGGGGATGAGGTTCAGCGAAAATGGCCATATTCTCTGTTTTAACTCTAACGGAACTATTCTCAGCCATCCAAACGGTGCCCTCATTGGCAGATCAATCACCGATCTGACAAATAAAAAGAGGGAGAGTTATGGAAAGATGATGCTGGAAACCGGACTTCATAATGAATCCGGTGGCACTTTCCTTTACACATCCTTCGATGCTATTTCAGGCAGAGAACAGCAGCGACTCTCCTTTATCAAACGCTATCCCGACTGGGACTGGATACTTGTTGTTGATATTTCCATGGCTGCCATGGAAAATACCATCGCCAATGAAACGCAAACTGTCACCACAACATCCATCAAAAATGGTTTCATCTTCCTTGGGCTTCTTCTTGTAGCTGTTCTCTTTTTGACAGGCATGGCCTATTACCACTCGGTCAAAACAAAACGTGGTATTAACCTGTTCACCAATTTCTTTAGAAAAGCCGCCCGCACCCATGTAAAGATCAGGAATACCGACTCAACCTTTACTGAATTTGAAAACCTGGCTGAACTTGCCAACACCATGGTGGATGAAATCATCGAAAAGGAACATCTGTTACGACGTGACGAACTGCGCCTCGACACTCTGCTTCAGCTCGGTGAGATGGAAGAGTACAGCATCAGAGACAAGTACGATTTCGTTCTCCACCGAATTATTCAGATTACAGACAGCAGCAGAGGCTATATGGCCCTTGTCAATCAAGCTCAGACGCACTGTACCCTATGTTCTCAGATCAACATTGCCACCGGCAGCATCGGACTCAGCCCGGAAGAGAGCAATCCCCCGTCCCTTCTCACTGAAAGTGGTCTTACTGGTAGTTGTGTACTGCAGAAGAAAACATTTATTTCCAACTCTCCTGACGACCTATCCAGGTATTCTCCCCACCCCTACAAACAAAAGGTGGAGCGTCGTATAGACCTTCCGATACATGACAAGAACACACCAGTCCTGGTGGTCGGAGTATGTGACAGCAGCAGAGAGTATGACCATTCCGATATGCGGCAAATAACTATGCTCCTTGAAGGAATGTGGCTTCATATCCAGAAAACCTGTTCTGAAAAGGAAATGGCAAAGCTGGAGAGACAGATCATTGCCATAGGCGAAGAAGAACGGAGTAAAATTGGCAGGGATCTCCATGACGACCTTGGGTCCCATCTCAGCGGAATTGAGTTGCTAAGTAAAGTTCTGCAGCAAAACCTTGAAAAACAGTCTCCTGAACACGCCAAACAGCTTTCCACCATTCGCAACCTTATCAGAGACGCCATAGAAAAAACGCGGCGACTCTCCCGCGGCCTGTATCCAGTGCATATCATAGAACACGGACTGGAAGCTGCCATCGAAGAATTAATTACTGAAATTAAAGAGCGTTATTCGCTCCCCTGCACCCTCACTTTTGATAATCGGGTTGAACCCCTTGCAAATAGCATCACTCCACATATATACTACATTGTACGAGAGGCTATTTTTAATGCTGCAAAGCATGCTCAACCCAATATGATAGAAATTTCCGTCCTGCACAGCAATAGCTCCTTGACCGTCACCATTATCGATGATGGCTCGGGGATACCGGAGCAGCGGAAGAAAAACGGACTGGGCTTGCATACCATGCAGTATCGGGCAAAGGCAATCGGAGCCACCCTCGAGATACAGGCCAGGGAAGACCGGGGTACGATTATAAGACTTTCGGGAGCAGTTTCCAGATGA
- a CDS encoding response regulator yields MTSKILTKILIVDDHPIFRMGMKELVNQEEDFRVCAVAEDILEARKAFAAEAPDMAIIDVALAEDNGLDLVKEFNSRNKNFPMLVLSMHDESVWAERAIRAGARGYVMKKEASESVIAALRNIREGKIHVSNNMVSLLLNKLQMGSDKENLAPEYQLTDREIEVFRLIGAGLSTREIAEQMVLGIKTIGTYRDRIKQKLDLKNGTELTRRAVLWTDNENMHPL; encoded by the coding sequence ATGACATCAAAAATTCTTACAAAAATCCTTATTGTGGATGATCATCCTATTTTCCGCATGGGCATGAAGGAACTGGTAAACCAGGAGGAAGACTTTCGGGTGTGTGCAGTGGCTGAAGACATCCTTGAGGCACGGAAGGCTTTTGCTGCAGAAGCACCCGACATGGCTATTATTGATGTTGCACTTGCCGAAGATAATGGTCTTGATCTGGTTAAGGAATTCAATTCCAGGAACAAAAATTTTCCAATGCTGGTGCTCTCCATGCATGACGAGTCTGTATGGGCAGAGCGTGCCATCCGGGCCGGTGCACGTGGATATGTCATGAAAAAAGAAGCATCGGAATCTGTCATTGCCGCACTTCGCAATATCCGTGAGGGAAAAATCCACGTCAGTAACAATATGGTTTCTCTCCTCCTGAACAAACTACAGATGGGATCGGACAAAGAAAACTTGGCACCAGAATATCAGCTTACCGACAGAGAAATTGAGGTATTCCGACTTATCGGAGCCGGTCTTTCAACACGTGAAATTGCTGAACAAATGGTGCTCGGTATTAAAACCATAGGCACCTATCGTGATAGAATCAAACAAAAACTTGATCTCAAAAATGGCACAGAATTAACCCGTCGTGCAGTTTTATGGACGGATAACGAGAATATGCATCCCCTGTAA
- a CDS encoding formate dehydrogenase subunit alpha → MAQRKIRSSSAVGTKTSRVTLNPKVARRSFLKLSAATAALTGAVMTTKMTAKAATPAAVKAAYPDSKMVKSICTHCAVGCGINAEVQNGVWVRQEVAQDHPVSRGGYCCKGASAIDMVTSEKRLKSPMKRVNGKWQKISWDTAMDEIAAKLTTIRDTDGPDALHLNGSAKVSTEMAYLQRKFAAFWGSNNVDHQARIUHSTTVAGVANTWGYGAMTNSLNDMRHTKSMIFIGSNAAEAHPVSMQHILHAKEVNNAPIIVVDPRFTKLAAKATDFVRIRPGTDCVFIMGLINEIIQKGWEDKEFIRTRVSGYPEMVKVAAHYTPEEVENVTGIPAAQTRHVAKLLATNRPTSLTWCMGGTQHHIGSSITRAFCILQLVLGNMGKSGGGTNIFRGHDNVQGATDVGVLADTLPGYYGLADGSWKHWCRVWDVDYDFIVSRFKEKEWMNAKGFSLARWYEGVLGEEKIDQYTPIKAMIQWGCGSNSNSQYDRVVRAYNKLDLFVIVDPFPTMAAATCTTDNVYLLPCSSQYETSGSVTSTSRQIQWRDKIVEPINGCRDDYHIMKELVERLGFADKFYKNIKEVPEDITREINKGMLTIGYNGQTPERIKKHMENWHTFDIETLEAKGGPCNGDYYGMPWPCWTEEHPGTPILYDISKSVAKGGLPFRNRFGLEKTYDMSGRTENQLAAEGIYNPGSEVKGGYPEFKDVVPGTNWKTDLSQKTIKEAIKRGMAPFGNARARCIVWNFPDQIPIHREPLHSPRPDLIASYPTYEDKPNHFRVNTRYKSEQSPDLAAKFPFVLTTGRMVEHMGGGAETRSNKYLSELQPEMYAEVNPVTGNNLGVRDGEMIWIESPEGGKVKVKAFFTERVDEKTIFMPYHFGGTLMGESIAGNYPEGHAPYVAGDAANVCTNYGYDIVTQIQATKDGLCKISRA, encoded by the coding sequence ATGGCTCAACGAAAAATTCGCAGTTCCTCTGCAGTGGGGACAAAGACCAGCCGGGTAACCCTGAATCCCAAGGTTGCCAGGCGTTCATTTCTGAAACTTTCAGCAGCAACGGCGGCTTTAACTGGTGCTGTTATGACGACAAAAATGACAGCAAAAGCAGCCACCCCGGCTGCTGTAAAGGCAGCATACCCTGACTCTAAAATGGTCAAATCCATCTGCACCCACTGTGCTGTTGGTTGTGGAATTAATGCTGAAGTCCAAAACGGAGTCTGGGTCAGACAGGAAGTAGCCCAGGATCACCCGGTCAGTCGTGGTGGCTACTGTTGTAAAGGTGCCTCTGCCATTGACATGGTAACCTCTGAAAAACGGCTTAAAAGCCCTATGAAACGGGTCAACGGAAAGTGGCAGAAGATCTCATGGGATACAGCCATGGATGAAATTGCTGCCAAATTAACAACCATCCGGGATACGGACGGCCCCGATGCCCTACACCTCAACGGTAGTGCCAAAGTCTCCACAGAGATGGCCTATCTGCAACGAAAATTTGCAGCTTTCTGGGGGTCGAACAACGTCGACCACCAGGCGAGGATCTGACACTCTACAACGGTGGCAGGTGTCGCCAATACATGGGGTTACGGAGCAATGACAAACAGTCTCAACGATATGAGACACACCAAATCAATGATTTTTATCGGATCAAATGCAGCTGAGGCACATCCGGTTTCCATGCAGCATATTCTACATGCCAAAGAGGTCAACAACGCACCGATTATTGTCGTTGACCCGCGTTTCACAAAACTTGCAGCCAAGGCGACTGATTTTGTACGCATTCGCCCAGGCACCGACTGTGTTTTCATCATGGGACTAATCAACGAAATCATCCAGAAGGGCTGGGAAGACAAGGAATTTATTCGTACACGTGTCTCCGGTTATCCGGAAATGGTTAAGGTTGCAGCCCATTATACACCGGAAGAAGTTGAAAATGTTACTGGCATTCCGGCGGCCCAGACACGGCACGTTGCCAAGCTTCTGGCTACAAACCGTCCCACTTCACTGACCTGGTGCATGGGTGGAACTCAGCATCATATCGGATCATCCATCACCCGCGCCTTCTGTATCCTGCAGCTGGTACTCGGTAACATGGGCAAATCCGGTGGTGGAACCAATATTTTCCGTGGTCATGACAATGTTCAGGGCGCAACTGATGTGGGCGTTCTGGCCGATACACTGCCAGGCTATTACGGTCTCGCTGATGGCTCCTGGAAACACTGGTGCCGGGTCTGGGATGTTGATTATGATTTCATCGTTTCCAGATTCAAAGAGAAGGAATGGATGAACGCCAAGGGTTTCAGTCTTGCCCGCTGGTATGAAGGGGTACTCGGTGAAGAGAAGATTGATCAGTACACACCGATCAAGGCGATGATCCAATGGGGTTGCGGCTCCAACTCAAACTCCCAGTATGATCGAGTCGTCAGAGCCTATAACAAACTTGATCTCTTTGTCATCGTTGACCCTTTCCCCACCATGGCAGCAGCCACCTGCACCACGGACAACGTTTATCTCCTGCCATGTTCAAGCCAGTATGAGACCTCTGGCTCAGTAACATCGACATCACGGCAGATTCAGTGGCGTGACAAAATCGTTGAACCCATCAATGGCTGCAGAGACGATTACCACATCATGAAAGAGCTTGTGGAACGTCTTGGTTTTGCCGACAAGTTCTATAAAAACATCAAAGAAGTACCTGAAGATATCACCCGTGAGATCAACAAAGGGATGCTGACCATCGGTTATAACGGACAGACTCCTGAACGGATCAAGAAGCACATGGAAAACTGGCACACCTTTGACATCGAAACCCTCGAGGCAAAGGGTGGCCCATGCAATGGTGATTATTATGGTATGCCGTGGCCATGCTGGACCGAAGAACATCCCGGCACACCTATTCTCTATGACATTTCGAAATCAGTGGCCAAAGGTGGTCTTCCGTTCAGAAACCGCTTCGGTCTTGAAAAAACCTATGACATGAGTGGACGTACTGAAAACCAGCTTGCTGCCGAGGGAATTTACAATCCAGGCAGTGAGGTCAAAGGCGGCTATCCTGAATTCAAGGATGTTGTACCAGGCACCAACTGGAAAACCGACCTCTCACAAAAGACCATCAAAGAAGCTATCAAACGCGGTATGGCACCTTTTGGCAATGCCAGAGCTCGTTGCATAGTCTGGAACTTCCCTGATCAAATTCCGATCCATCGGGAACCCCTCCATTCACCACGCCCGGATCTCATTGCCAGCTATCCGACCTACGAGGACAAACCTAATCACTTCAGGGTCAACACACGCTATAAGAGCGAACAGAGTCCGGATCTGGCTGCCAAATTCCCATTCGTACTCACCACTGGCCGTATGGTTGAACACATGGGCGGAGGTGCCGAGACGAGAAGCAATAAGTATCTTTCTGAGCTGCAGCCAGAAATGTATGCGGAAGTCAACCCGGTTACCGGTAACAACCTGGGGGTGCGGGATGGTGAAATGATCTGGATTGAGTCGCCTGAAGGCGGTAAGGTAAAGGTCAAGGCATTTTTCACCGAACGTGTTGATGAAAAGACCATCTTCATGCCGTATCATTTCGGAGGAACTCTCATGGGGGAATCCATTGCCGGTAATTATCCCGAAGGCCATGCGCCCTATGTGGCTGGCGATGCAGCCAATGTCTGTACCAACTATGGGTATGACATTGTTACCCAGATTCAGGCAACTAAAGACGGTCTGTGTAAAATCAGCCGAGCATAG
- a CDS encoding 4Fe-4S binding protein, which produces MEKFSGYFLCSGTGADSDYFSAAVTSHPGAVPCTANSLEKTVLLAGGFSTIHPDSSFPLSSTLQLNGDLTDADDTKMMSLARAEFGRHGSQYYKSYTREPDTRVTVMGKDTDSLNSFLDTYGGVLQIDPILTKGYDPELTTAQELHIHRKNNGFKINFTVRQPVDLSRCTYCGACGPACPEHCLSEQLFLDFSHCTFCKECLAACPHDAIDLYAVDRRELITPAILLLDGCTIDLPEQRKNIYTEDSLPKLFASIYATEVVEAISWESASCQYSARLKTGCTACLTACHHGAIKQSSQGVQIDHFACLECGACLASCPTGSLQYRRFDDVAFVEYFRGFPLTPGTTVVIGNERELHRHWWHSRGRKHTNVFFMEYPTTPALHAMHFLMLYAMGAKQILVLSKDSSHTEAQMTLSNAILQTLFKQDEVIRLTTVSELEAILDETGGQDILAHLYHDFSFSGRRKKLIDIIQFLRQQSDAEPATIATEYFGEIICDQDRCTQCIACVNECRMEALVADGASYSLKHTPVQCVQCGICVSVCPEQALTISPGLALQSSFFSEKLLSQAEPAKCKGCGKIFGTRKSLERVMAILSSKNMWDSEDDLLSYCEDCRVINLYQSSEKV; this is translated from the coding sequence ATGGAAAAATTTTCAGGCTACTTTCTCTGCTCCGGAACGGGTGCAGACTCAGATTATTTCTCTGCAGCTGTTACCAGTCATCCTGGTGCCGTACCATGTACTGCAAACAGCCTGGAAAAAACTGTTCTCCTGGCCGGAGGATTCTCCACGATCCACCCTGACTCGTCATTTCCCCTGTCTTCAACCCTGCAGCTCAATGGTGACCTGACGGATGCGGACGACACAAAGATGATGTCCCTGGCACGCGCTGAATTCGGACGCCATGGCAGTCAGTACTACAAATCCTATACCCGTGAGCCTGACACCCGCGTTACCGTTATGGGAAAAGATACCGATTCCCTGAACAGCTTTCTGGATACCTATGGCGGCGTGCTGCAGATAGACCCCATACTCACCAAGGGCTATGACCCTGAATTAACAACAGCTCAGGAATTACATATACATCGTAAAAACAACGGGTTTAAGATCAACTTCACCGTCAGACAGCCCGTGGACCTAAGCCGATGTACCTACTGCGGCGCATGTGGCCCTGCCTGTCCGGAACACTGCCTTTCGGAACAGCTCTTTCTTGATTTTTCCCACTGTACTTTTTGCAAAGAATGTCTTGCGGCTTGCCCCCATGACGCCATCGACCTCTACGCTGTTGACAGGCGAGAGCTCATAACTCCTGCCATACTCCTTCTTGACGGGTGCACCATAGATCTACCCGAACAACGAAAAAATATCTACACTGAAGACAGTCTCCCAAAACTCTTTGCATCTATCTACGCCACAGAGGTTGTGGAAGCCATTTCCTGGGAATCTGCCTCCTGCCAGTATAGTGCACGACTTAAAACAGGTTGCACAGCCTGCCTCACCGCCTGTCATCACGGAGCCATCAAACAGAGTTCACAGGGGGTGCAGATAGACCACTTTGCCTGTTTGGAGTGTGGTGCCTGTCTTGCCAGTTGCCCCACGGGATCACTCCAATACAGACGTTTTGATGATGTTGCTTTTGTAGAATACTTCAGGGGCTTCCCCCTCACTCCCGGAACAACCGTTGTTATCGGAAATGAAAGAGAGCTGCACAGACACTGGTGGCACAGCAGGGGCAGAAAACATACAAATGTTTTTTTCATGGAATATCCGACAACTCCTGCACTACATGCCATGCACTTTCTGATGTTGTATGCCATGGGAGCAAAACAGATTCTTGTACTCAGCAAGGACAGTTCCCATACAGAAGCACAAATGACCTTAAGCAATGCAATTTTACAAACCCTCTTCAAGCAGGATGAGGTTATCCGCTTGACAACTGTATCTGAACTGGAAGCCATTCTTGACGAGACCGGCGGCCAAGACATACTGGCACATCTCTACCATGATTTTTCCTTCAGCGGCCGCAGAAAGAAACTTATAGACATTATCCAGTTTCTTCGGCAGCAGAGTGATGCTGAACCCGCAACAATCGCCACAGAATATTTTGGAGAAATCATTTGTGACCAGGACAGGTGTACCCAGTGCATTGCCTGTGTCAATGAGTGTCGTATGGAGGCTCTGGTTGCCGACGGTGCCAGTTACTCTTTGAAGCACACTCCGGTGCAATGCGTACAATGCGGTATCTGTGTCAGTGTCTGCCCGGAACAGGCTCTGACGATAAGCCCGGGACTAGCGCTGCAATCTTCCTTTTTCAGCGAAAAACTCCTCTCCCAGGCGGAACCAGCTAAATGTAAAGGCTGCGGCAAGATATTTGGTACCCGTAAATCACTTGAAAGAGTCATGGCTATTCTTTCCAGCAAAAACATGTGGGACAGTGAGGACGACCTCCTCTCCTACTGCGAAGATTGCCGTGTTATTAACCTCTACCAGTCCAGCGAGAAGGTATAA
- a CDS encoding ABC transporter substrate-binding protein — protein sequence MTPFSSFLQTSILLSLFVILCGNAGATTEESRKTLILGQSCALSGPAKNLGLKMRAGIQAAFAEINDNGGIKGQTIHLRSKDDGYEPDRAIKNTLELIQDDQVFLLIGEVGTPTSKAVIPIIEQYKVPFFAPLTGAELLRTPPNPYIINIRGSYYQEMESLAAYLIDSLRLKRISCFYQNDSYGFAGLEGIKLALQKRKLQLVSVASYERNTVAVMGGLREIYKESPEAVVLIGTYAACAEFIKLSKAKQPGQRIYGNISFVGTESLKEALGQYGEDVIVSQVVPFPWDDRVPLVRKYQQAMHKYQRNHPLGFISLEGYIAGKLFASIAEAVPGELTREKFIQTIQKTGIFNLGGVLLHFGEEYHQGMGTIELSRIYPTIQKLNTDE from the coding sequence ATGACTCCTTTCTCTTCCTTCTTGCAGACAAGCATTCTTCTTTCACTATTCGTGATTCTTTGCGGCAACGCAGGAGCCACCACCGAAGAATCACGAAAAACACTGATTCTTGGCCAGTCCTGTGCCTTAAGTGGACCTGCAAAAAATCTTGGCCTGAAAATGAGAGCCGGAATACAGGCAGCCTTTGCTGAAATTAATGATAATGGAGGCATAAAAGGACAGACGATTCACCTGCGTAGTAAAGATGATGGCTACGAACCGGACCGGGCGATCAAAAACACCCTGGAGCTTATTCAAGACGATCAGGTTTTTCTTCTCATTGGTGAAGTCGGCACCCCCACTTCCAAGGCAGTTATTCCCATCATTGAACAGTATAAGGTTCCTTTTTTTGCACCACTTACCGGGGCAGAGCTGCTCAGAACCCCACCAAACCCCTATATTATCAATATTCGGGGCAGTTACTATCAGGAGATGGAATCTCTGGCAGCCTACCTTATTGACTCCCTGAGACTTAAGCGTATTTCCTGTTTCTACCAAAATGACAGTTATGGATTTGCTGGGCTTGAAGGTATAAAACTCGCCCTGCAGAAACGAAAACTGCAACTTGTATCCGTGGCCAGTTACGAAAGAAATACCGTAGCAGTCATGGGAGGCCTCAGGGAGATATACAAGGAATCACCGGAAGCAGTTGTTCTCATTGGAACCTATGCCGCCTGTGCCGAATTTATAAAGCTCAGCAAAGCCAAACAACCGGGCCAAAGAATTTACGGCAACATATCCTTTGTTGGTACTGAAAGCCTGAAAGAAGCTCTGGGACAGTACGGTGAAGATGTCATTGTCTCGCAGGTTGTTCCCTTTCCCTGGGACGATCGGGTTCCACTTGTTCGCAAATATCAACAGGCCATGCACAAATACCAGCGCAACCATCCATTAGGTTTTATCAGCCTGGAAGGCTACATTGCGGGAAAACTTTTTGCCTCCATCGCAGAAGCAGTTCCTGGTGAACTCACACGGGAAAAATTCATCCAGACCATACAAAAAACTGGCATCTTTAATCTGGGGGGAGTTCTCCTTCATTTTGGTGAAGAATACCACCAGGGTATGGGCACGATTGAGCTCAGCAGGATTTACCCGACCATTCAAAAACTCAACACAGATGAATAG
- a CDS encoding TorD/DmsD family molecular chaperone, with protein METDLTDRDLCRVRLRFLDLLKSFFQDEPDADRLSRWRGFFAALDKEHIDQHLDTAIHELGTTLAAKSLQEIKDEHHSLFVDPYSKQLLPLNAAYYIDGKSYGPSLADFREILKQAQLVKESKFTDPEDSLPIMLDALITLINEEKQGLAETRGIQDQLLLHFLIPTTKQIRERISKNSEAEFYTKCINFLDAYLELEQGLLESEPETIH; from the coding sequence ATGGAAACAGACCTCACAGATAGAGACCTCTGCCGGGTACGGCTACGTTTTCTTGATCTCCTGAAATCATTTTTCCAGGACGAACCAGATGCTGACCGCCTCAGCCGCTGGCGGGGTTTTTTTGCTGCACTTGATAAGGAACACATCGACCAGCATCTGGACACCGCTATCCATGAACTCGGAACAACCCTGGCCGCCAAAAGCCTTCAGGAGATCAAAGACGAACACCACTCACTTTTTGTAGATCCTTACTCAAAACAGCTTCTTCCCCTAAATGCTGCCTATTATATAGATGGTAAAAGTTACGGTCCAAGCCTTGCAGATTTTAGGGAAATTCTTAAGCAGGCGCAACTGGTCAAGGAGAGTAAATTCACCGACCCCGAAGACTCTCTACCCATTATGCTCGATGCCTTAATCACCCTTATCAATGAAGAAAAACAGGGGTTAGCGGAGACGCGAGGCATACAGGATCAACTGCTGCTGCACTTTCTTATCCCGACTACAAAACAGATCAGAGAGCGTATCAGCAAAAATAGTGAGGCTGAATTTTATACCAAGTGCATTAACTTCCTTGACGCCTACCTGGAACTTGAACAGGGGCTTCTTGAAAGCGAACCGGAGACGATTCATTAA